The segment CGGACACCAGTGCTAAACGGGCGCACGAGGGGCAGGGAGCGGAGAAGGCTTTGGGCCCGGAcggccctcccccacccccgcacctCCCCGTCCATCTCCGCTGGGCCCCTCCACCCCGACCAGGgcgcagggggagaagggggctcTAAATGGCCCCACAGCGGCGCGGCCTGCGCGCTGAGGGGTCGGGATACCCACCGGTAGCGCCTGACGCTAACGAGCACATAGCTTAGGCGGCCCTGGGAGACCAGCGTGCCTCGGGGAGGGGAACGGCCGGAGCAGCGCGCGCGTAGCCGCCGCAAAGAAACGCCGGTCCGGAAACTCCGGAAGTACCGTGAGCGCCCAGCGGCGCCGTTGCTCGGGGAAACCTCGAGGAAACCTCGGGGACGCCAGGAAACGCGAGAGCGCGCGCGCCGGCTCGCGAGAGCTTCCGGCCTCAGGAGCGCGGCGTCGTTCGCGTGAGCTGGGGTGGGCGGGGCGAGGGCGGGGCTCCGCCCCCCCAACGCAGGGTGGGCTCAGCGCGCGCCGAATGTGCGTGGAAGCCTGGGCTGGGCCTTGCAGCTTGTACGTACTTTTTGTGTTCTCCTCGGACTGCGGCAGACATTAGCGTTGACGCCCTCGCCTACAGCCCAGAGCCAACAGCGGCTTCGCTCCCCTAGTCCATTCCTTATTCGAGGGAAGACCGGCTAGTGGAGGACGATCTGCTTGCAGCGCCCTCTGGTAGCGGAGAAGGTCAAGCGCAGGCGAGAGCCTAGGACTCCACCCTGGTTCGGGGCCTGAGGCGCCTCTGGGGTGCGCCTCGGGAAAGGGAACTGCAGAGACCACTGAATGGAATGTACCAGGGGCCAAAGCCTGAAGGGCTGTTTTAAGCAGTTTTGTCTTTGAAGTATATGTCCCAAGTACCAAATGTTAGCACTGGGCTTGGCACAAATTTATCCAGTTAAACTGACCGCTATGGCCTGCCCAGGCTCTTATTTTGTCTAACATCTCAACTCATGCCTCCTCCTTGGGCCCTgctctccagggacttccctggtggctcagatggtagagagtctgcctacagtgtgagagacctgggttcttccctcagttgggaagatcctctggagaaggaaatggaaacccactccagtactcttgcctggaaaatcctgtagacggaggagcctggtagtctacaatccaacacgactgagcgactaaactttcaCTCCAGCCTTTCATTGGGTGCCACCCTTTTTCCCACCTGGTAGGTACTTTTTGTCTTCGCAAGCCAGTCTCCTCAGACCATTTTTCTAAAGTAGTTTCCACTGTCATCCTAGCAGCCTCCAGTTTCTTAGCACCTGCGTGTGTGCTGTCTCTTCAGTCgcctccgactctgtgcgaccccatggactgtagcccaccaggttcctctgtccatgggattcttcaggcaagaacactggagtgggttgccatttctttctccgggggatattccagacccagggatcgaacccttgtctcctacattgcaggtgggttctttaccactagcgccacctgggaagccctttttcctttcttctttcagtcTTTAGCCACAGTACTGTTTGAGCATAAGGGAAGGGCCATGTCTCTACTTTCATTTCTCTGGCACATAATATGTGGCCTAACTTAtaatagatactcaataaatttactgagtgaataaaaaaaattccttaatgaGAATTCCTTGTATTATTGCTACACTCTTCTGAAGTTTACTCCTTTTACTGTAACCTCTAGGGGACAGAATCCATCAAATACTAGTTTTGAGGTCCCCTTATATCAGGATGTGCCACTCtgccatgcttagtcgctcagccgtgtccagctctttgcaaaccccaatggactataggccgccaggctcctctgtccatggaattatccaggcaggaatactggagtgggttgccattcccttctctaggggatcttccaaacccagggattgaacccaggtctctggcattgcaggcagattctttaccgtctgagccagcagagaagcccaagaaaactggagtggcctatcccttctccaggggatcttcctgacccacaaatcaaaccggggtctcctgcattgcaggtggattctttaccagctgagctaccagggaagcccatgttgtaGGATACTGCCAGACTATCTGCTGGCTTTGCTAGGTTAGACTTACTGTTCACTGTTTactgttgtaaacccactgcctACATGTCCAGTGGCACATAGAAGTGCCACATATTACTGAATGAACTAATGAACTCAAAGTCATTTGTTACCTGGGCTCATTCAGCTTTTTCCTTCATCCTTCCAACACACTCTCCAGCAAGGCTTATCTTTTCCCTGTCTGCATAACATCTGGAGGAAAACGTGCTAAATCCCATTAACaccccaggtagctcagtggagccacaggtttgatccctggattgggaagaccccctgcagaaggaaatggcaacccattccagtattcttgcctggaaaatcccatgaacagaggagcctggcagactacagtccatggagttgcataagagtcggacatgaacaaCATAAGAGACTGAACAACTCCATGTTAACAGTAATCAAAATAACACCCAGTCTAGAGGGGTGACAGGGTAAGAAGTTTATCTGTCACCACAATGCTGGGCTTAGCAGGGAGCAGCTTTTTTCTTTACTCCAAAGATAAAACACAGACCATCTCCCATCACCCCGCTTCACTACTGAGATCAGAATAGAATGTTGAAGACCCGACAAAAGGTTTGTGGGTAAGGAAATAACAAACAGAATAATTTAAAACTGGGCACTGGGCATAGCTGCTTTTAGAGCCCACCAGCCTCAAGATATCCTCATGGGGTCCTCTCACTTCACGCCACACTTCTTGCAGCCCATGCTTGTTATCACCCACACAGACTCTTCAAGATTTCAGCCCCAAAAGAAACCAACCCTCCATGAAGAAGGAAGATGTTCTACCTCCTTCTTAAAGCCCACATTCCAAAATCTTTTCTCATCCTAAAATATGCCTCTTTCCCAGATGATTGACACTGGGCTTATCTCATCCTAAGATATGCCTCTTTCCTAGATGACTGACATTGGGAATGTCCATACCCTCttaagacagacagacacatgcACGCACGCGTGCACACTTCCCTtatggatcagatggtaaagaatccacctgcatcgcgggagacctgggttccatccctgggttgggaagatcccctggaggagggcacggcaacccacttgaatattctggcctggagaatccccatggacagaggagcctggcgggctacagtccgtggggtcgcaaagagtccaacatgattgagcaaataagcacaacacacacacacccattaaAGGGGATAGCCTGTATCTTCTGGCGTCCACTGAAGCTTGAGATTCACTACTTGGCTTCCCCCAGCACAGAAGTTAAGACGAATTTCACTGCTATCCTTTGCCCCATGATGTGTGCTCCTCTTGACTCTGACCTTTCCTTCTgcatcttcctttccttctccataatttttaaagtgaagcACTTTGAGACATGTTAACTGGCTATGTGAACATTTTGTggttaatcattagagaaatccTAGACCAATAGAGAAACTCAAATATTTCTATCTTATGCATCCATGGCATGTACTGATCCAGTAACAAGTAGGTGGAATTTCCTGGAAATACACGGACACTGGACCCTCTTGCCAAGTGGCTGAAAACAGAAGCTATGGATTCAGGCTGACTTGGGTTAGAATCCTGGTTCTGCTATTTCCTGGCTTTAGCTTTGGGCCTTTGGGCAAGGCACTTAGCCAcagtgagcctcagtttccccatctgagaTATGGGGATGATGTGAATTATAAGGATTGCTTGGAGGGTTAAAGGACAGACAGCACGTATAAAGGTTGGCATTTCGCAATCCCCTGATAAATATTAGCTGCTATTCTATCACCCCACTGGTCAATGCACTGCATATTCTGAATGAAACCTGGGCATTTTCTAATAATCTAAGGGCACCCACGACTTATCCATTCATATTAATTATTCTATTTAATTCTCCCATGAATTATATAAGCTCGGCTACATAGTAACTTTtattatatatccaaaagaagtaGTAAGGCACAATATTCACTTACACATTGAACACTCAGTCAGCACAGGGTAACTCAAAGACACAAATGTAAACAATTTTAGTTCAGAACTCATCTGCATGATACATAAAGTGTGCACTGCTGCTGTGACTTTGCAGAAAAGCATTTCAAAGCTGGCCTCTGTGCCAGCGGCATCAGAACATTAAGCTTCAACAACAGATTCCTGTGCCCATAACGCAAAAGTTCTGAGTCAGAAAATTCTGACTCAGGCCCTCCTATGAACCCCTTATTTCTGTGCAGAATATCAGACACTAGGCCACCAGAGAGCTGGTGGATCTCTATTTTTGAAAGGCTCCCCAGGTGATGTCTACTTATGTACAAGCAAgcaaatgttagttgctcagtcatgtctgacttttgcaaccccatggactgtagcccaccaggttcctctgtccttggaattctctaggcaagaatactggagtgggtagccatttctttctccagggatcttcaccacccagggactgaacctgggtctcccacattgcaagcaggttcttcaccatctgagccatgaggtaAGCCCCAGGTTCTAAAACACTGAGGCAGAGCACAATAATTTTTTGACTGGACAAAAACTGAAAACCATAGtcaaagcacattttttttaaaactctgaaattACCAATTAGCTGGTAGGTGTTGAAtctgacaataaaaaaaaaaaaaaaaatttctccagtGTGGTCATGGCTTGAGAGAGTCATCAGCTTTCCCCAGGTCATGGATGGCCTTGTTATCCAGCAGTTCCTTCTTCTTGTCACTTGGTCTCACGACGTTGTTCAGCATTGCTCTGACCACAGTTATCACTGGCACAGAGTGCCCATTGGCCCAAGATTCTGGTAAGGAGCCAAAGAACTTCCTAACCAGCCATTCACCTGGGCGAGATTCCTGCCTATCACATAAGAGAActctaaagagaaaaagaaaagcaggggaAGAGATGGTAAATTGCATTCagaccattgttgttgttgctcagtcactaagtcgtgtccaactctttgcgaccccatggactgcagcacaccaggcttccccttcctcCCCTATCTCCCGGAGTCTCACACCATACAGGATGTTAATTGAACTGTGTCTCCCCAGATTCATGATAaagccctaatccccagtgtgacgTCACCCAACACTAACCCTGatggtaccttgatcttggactggTAACCTCCCATTCTGTGGTGTTACTCTGTTAGGACAGCCCAAACACCAATCCAGTGTGAAAACAGTCTTATTTGGGCATGAAGAGGATTCTGAAGAAGGCAGCAAACGCTACCCAGGAAATTCCAGACTATTCTGAACGTGGCACCAACAACGTGGCATCTACCCCTTTCTTGAAAGCCCAAAGCTGGGTTCTTCGAGGAAGTGCTCTCCCTCCATACAACTTCTATTCACATCATAGATATCTTATTTGTCAGTCTCTTCAAACGAAAAACCAGCTCCTAGAGAATAACCAACTTAAAGGGGTACTCCTAGGCAGTAGGAATACTTACCCAGGCCTAAATATGGAATAACGATCAAATTTTAACTCTTCAACTCTAGCTTCCACTTCCCCCTGTTAGCAAAAGACACATTTATTATGTAATCAAGACCGACTTGCTGTAATGCTAACAACAAGAGTAACTTGGGGTTTTGAAGAAAATCTGCTTCTACAGGTCTCAATATTTGTAAATATCCTCTTCCATAGTTTTAGATTCTAGAGTCTGGAGAGTGAAGGAAGAGATGACGTgcagtagaaaatgaaaaaagatgtgCTGAACTATCTCAAAGTCTCTTCTAATGCTAGAGTTCTGAGGATCTTTAATACCAGAGATGGCAACATTTCATTTCATGCTTACCAGATAATCAACAAAGGGGAAGACACTGGAAATTATCTTTCAAATCACTCTTGATTACTAAATATAACCCTGCAAAAGAGCAGTCCCTGCAGctataaaaaatgcaaaacataatGCATTTAATGCATTTTGGTATTACCtagcatttttatattattactgCCAAAAAGCCAGGGTTCCCCAAAGtacataaaagacagaaacatgcACAAACCTTGACTTGCAGATATAAAAAATTGCTTGACTTATCAGCTCCCTTAGAGGAGAGCAAGTTGAAATGCTTGCACCCTCCAGACTTCGCCAGCTCTGCAGACTTCAGGACATAATCACGATCAACACGGACAAATCCCTCCTAAGGGCAAAAAGAATGAGTTTTTCCAAACAGCTGTGAGTTCATCTTAAAAATTACTCCTCAGCTTGGGTGGCAGGTAAGCAGTCagcggtggggaggggaggggatccAAGCAAAATGAATCAGAGTAAAACATGAACATCAGGCTCAGACCCTGGGAAGGGCTCCGATATGACGCTCAGGACGGATGTTCCAGCTTCGGTAGCAAGGCCAGACTGTGATGAAAAACAAGGACAGTGACACTGAAACACAGACACCGAGCAAATCTGCAACCAACAAAAGGAAC is part of the Bos javanicus breed banteng chromosome 29, ARS-OSU_banteng_1.0, whole genome shotgun sequence genome and harbors:
- the HTATIP2 gene encoding oxidoreductase HTATIP2 isoform X3, with protein sequence MSRMAETEALPKLREDFRMQNKSVFILGASGETGRVLLKEILEQGLFSKVTLIGRRKLTLDEEAYKNVNQEVVDFEKLDDYASAFQGHDVGFCCLGTTRKKAGAEGFVRVDRDYVLKSAELAKSGGCKHFNLLSSKGADKSSNFLYLQVKGEVEARVEELKFDRYSIFRPGVLLCDRQESRPGEWLVRKFFGSLPESWANGHSVPVITVVRAMLNNVVRPSDKKKELLDNKAIHDLGKADDSLKP
- the HTATIP2 gene encoding oxidoreductase HTATIP2 isoform X1 yields the protein MGAATCSRRAWAAPSGPRGPHPSGRSEQRYPEVTRKTKSRMAETEALPKLREDFRMQNKSVFILGASGETGRVLLKEILEQGLFSKVTLIGRRKLTLDEEAYKNVNQEVVDFEKLDDYASAFQGHDVGFCCLGTTRKKAGAEGFVRVDRDYVLKSAELAKSGGCKHFNLLSSKGADKSSNFLYLQVKGEVEARVEELKFDRYSIFRPGVLLCDRQESRPGEWLVRKFFGSLPESWANGHSVPVITVVRAMLNNVVRPSDKKKELLDNKAIHDLGKADDSLKP
- the HTATIP2 gene encoding oxidoreductase HTATIP2 isoform X2, whose protein sequence is MSRCAALSAAAAAGVAALAAALLLLQPEDVGQGASLSMAETEALPKLREDFRMQNKSVFILGASGETGRVLLKEILEQGLFSKVTLIGRRKLTLDEEAYKNVNQEVVDFEKLDDYASAFQGHDVGFCCLGTTRKKAGAEGFVRVDRDYVLKSAELAKSGGCKHFNLLSSKGADKSSNFLYLQVKGEVEARVEELKFDRYSIFRPGVLLCDRQESRPGEWLVRKFFGSLPESWANGHSVPVITVVRAMLNNVVRPSDKKKELLDNKAIHDLGKADDSLKP